A window of the Candidatus Methylomirabilis sp. genome harbors these coding sequences:
- a CDS encoding ABC transporter ATP-binding protein translates to MTAPIDLEARDLVRSFGEFRAVQGVSFQIPKGSFFSILGPSGCGKTTLLRMIAGFLEPDAGDILIGGRSMVGVPPNRRPVNLIFQHLALFPMMSVAENIAYGLRRRGVERVEIRERVERVLGRIGLPGSGDKRIDQLSGGQKQRIAIARCLVLEPTVLLLDEPLGALDLKLREQMKVELKLLQADIGTTFVYITHDQSEALVMSDRVAVMNEGRFEQVDTPQGLYYRPHTSFVAGFVGGSNRWEGALVARSGDEVRVRTRDGLELTARTSERLGAGQSVDLFVRPEGITLAGEEGELGAVANRLRGTVESVLFDGANSRVLVKEARTGGEITAALPQTGRFADLRPGQTVHLGWDAGAGLCFGRSA, encoded by the coding sequence ATGACCGCGCCCATTGACCTGGAAGCGCGCGACCTCGTCCGGAGCTTCGGCGAGTTCCGGGCCGTGCAGGGTGTCTCCTTCCAGATCCCCAAGGGCTCCTTCTTCTCCATCCTCGGCCCGTCGGGCTGCGGCAAGACCACGCTCCTCCGGATGATCGCCGGCTTCCTCGAGCCGGACGCCGGGGACATCCTGATCGGCGGACGCTCGATGGTCGGGGTCCCGCCCAACCGGCGGCCGGTCAACCTCATCTTCCAACACCTGGCCCTCTTCCCCATGATGTCGGTGGCCGAGAACATCGCCTATGGCCTGCGGCGGCGGGGGGTGGAGCGGGTGGAGATCCGCGAGCGCGTGGAACGCGTGCTCGGGCGCATCGGCCTTCCCGGCTCCGGCGACAAGCGCATCGATCAGCTCTCGGGCGGGCAGAAGCAGCGGATCGCCATCGCTCGCTGCCTCGTGCTCGAGCCGACCGTGCTCCTCCTCGACGAGCCGCTGGGCGCCCTGGACCTGAAGCTGCGGGAGCAGATGAAGGTGGAGCTCAAGCTCCTCCAGGCAGACATCGGCACTACCTTCGTCTACATCACCCACGACCAGTCGGAGGCGCTCGTCATGTCCGACCGCGTCGCGGTGATGAACGAGGGCCGGTTCGAGCAGGTGGACACGCCCCAGGGGCTCTACTACCGTCCGCACACCTCCTTCGTCGCCGGGTTCGTGGGGGGGAGCAACCGCTGGGAGGGGGCGCTGGTCGCGAGGTCGGGGGACGAGGTCCGGGTGCGGACGCGGGACGGGCTGGAGCTCACGGCCCGAACCTCGGAACGCCTGGGGGCCGGCCAATCGGTGGATCTCTTCGTCCGGCCGGAGGGGATCACGCTGGCGGGGGAGGAGGGCGAACTCGGCGCGGTCGCGAACCGCCTGCGGGGGACCGTCGAGAGCGTTCTCTTCGACGGGGCGAACAGCCGTGTCCTGGTGAAGGAGGCCCGGACGGGAGGGGAGATCACCGCTGCCCTCCCGCAAACGGGCCGGTTCGCCGACCTGCGGCCCGGCCAGACCGTTCACCTGGGCTGGGACGCGGGCGCGGGGCTGTGCTTTGGGAGGAGCGCGTGA
- a CDS encoding extracellular solute-binding protein — MRARSRARIAVGTVVALVVGAAGAQAAELRLLTWKGYAPNEVVEQFEKETGVKANITYSNNEEMISKLRATGGAGFDLAQPSQDRITGAQQDYKIYRPFDLSKVKTGLFIPSMLEATKKNTTLNGQVYGLPHIWGTDGLIVNKKAAGAARDYLDLCDARYAGRVSYRAKRPVLVAFAFAMGKDPFALYGDKGKYQALMEQIGDKLIACKKHVKDYWSNGDALLALMRTGEVTLAMGWDSGGWKLTQENPEIVFVAPKSGALGWIDTFALPAKARNLDAAYQWINFVMRPEIAGKVAAAAGNFTASKGSDRYVDPVLQKLYQASFSPKDVDNIKWYPAVPAGLEEIEGNVLEKVRAAASR; from the coding sequence ATGCGGGCCCGCTCACGCGCACGGATCGCAGTCGGTACGGTGGTTGCCCTGGTGGTGGGGGCTGCCGGCGCCCAGGCCGCGGAGCTCCGGCTGCTGACCTGGAAGGGCTATGCCCCGAACGAGGTGGTCGAGCAGTTCGAGAAGGAGACCGGCGTCAAAGCGAACATCACGTACTCCAATAACGAGGAGATGATCTCCAAGCTGCGGGCGACCGGCGGGGCCGGGTTCGATCTGGCCCAGCCGAGCCAGGACCGGATCACGGGCGCCCAGCAGGACTACAAGATCTACCGGCCCTTCGACCTGTCGAAGGTCAAGACGGGACTCTTCATCCCCTCGATGCTGGAGGCCACCAAGAAGAACACCACGCTGAACGGGCAGGTGTACGGCCTGCCGCACATCTGGGGAACGGATGGCCTGATCGTGAACAAAAAGGCGGCGGGCGCGGCCCGCGACTACCTGGACCTGTGCGATGCCAGGTACGCGGGGCGCGTGAGCTACCGGGCCAAGCGCCCGGTCCTGGTTGCCTTCGCCTTCGCCATGGGGAAGGACCCGTTCGCGCTCTACGGGGACAAGGGCAAGTACCAGGCGCTCATGGAGCAGATCGGCGACAAGCTCATCGCCTGCAAGAAGCACGTCAAGGATTACTGGTCGAACGGCGACGCCCTGCTGGCCTTGATGCGCACCGGGGAGGTCACGCTGGCCATGGGCTGGGACTCCGGGGGCTGGAAGCTCACCCAGGAGAATCCGGAGATCGTCTTCGTCGCGCCCAAGTCGGGGGCCCTGGGCTGGATCGACACCTTCGCGCTCCCGGCCAAGGCCCGGAACCTGGACGCCGCCTACCAGTGGATCAACTTCGTGATGCGGCCCGAGATCGCCGGCAAGGTTGCGGCCGCCGCCGGCAACTTCACCGCGTCCAAGGGCTCCGACCGGTACGTGGATCCGGTGCTCCAGAAGCTCTATCAGGCCAGTTTCTCCCCCAAGGACGTGGACAACATCAAATGGTACCCGGCGGTCCCGGCGGGCCTGGAGGAGATCGAGGGGAACGTCCTCGAGAAGGTGCGGGCCGCCGCTTCCCGGTAA
- a CDS encoding glycerophosphodiester phosphodiesterase family protein → AVRSAAPEVETAALLEGRPADPGGVAAAAGAGGLALQHQLVTARERALTTASGFRLYAWTVDDEAEMRRLVGLGLDGIITNHPGRLRRLLSESA, encoded by the coding sequence TCGCCGTGCGGTCCGCCGCCCCGGAGGTGGAGACGGCGGCCCTGCTGGAGGGGCGGCCGGCGGACCCGGGGGGGGTGGCCGCCGCGGCCGGGGCAGGGGGGCTCGCCCTCCAGCACCAGTTGGTGACGGCGCGGGAGCGCGCGCTCACCACCGCCTCCGGCTTCCGGCTCTACGCCTGGACCGTGGACGACGAGGCCGAGATGCGCCGCCTGGTGGGGCTGGGCCTGGACGGCATCATCACGAACCACCCCGGCCGCCTCCGGCGCCTGCTCAGCGAATCGGCTTGA